The Candidatus Eisenbacteria bacterium genomic sequence TACGTCGCCGCCGTGAACGGATTCATGCTGAGGGAGCTCCCCGCGGCGAACATCTACATGGGATCCTTCTATGCGGAATCCCTGCTTCTGGCCGAAACCGGGGCCAGAACGGGAGCGATCCAGATCGCCGGCACCGACAAGGTGACCCAGCTTCCCTTCTTCGTGTGCGCGTGCGATTACGCGCTCCTCGGCGAGGAGCTTTTCGCCGCGAGCGCGTACTTGGGGCGGGAGCCGATCCAGCTCGCCACCGTCGTCGGACAGGATTGGGCCAAGGCGCTCGCCGCGGCCGCGGTCGTCGGCGCGCTCGTCCTCTCGGCGCTGGGACAGCCTGGGCTGGCGACCTGGCTGAAAGTCGCCTGACTCCGGGTCGGGCTCGCTGATGCGGCGGGGTCCGCTCCTCGTCACGTTTCTCTCGGGCGCGGTCATCGCCGCGCTCTTCTTCATCCCGCACCACACGGCCCAAGCTGTCAACTCCAAGCTCCTCGAGTGGACCCTCGTCGTCTACGCCTTCGCGCTCATCCTTGGCTCGATCTCTCTGTGGAACAGCCACGCGCGAAAGGTGAGGGATCGCGCCGAGGGCTGGGGCTTCAGCCTGGTGACGCTCGTCGCGCTGTTCACGATCACCGCTCTCGGCGTCTGGAAAGGAGTCGGCCAGGGGACACCGGTGGATACGATCTACAACACGGTGAACTCACCGCTCGCCTCCACGATGTTCTCGCTCTTAGCGTTCGTCATCGCCTCGGCCGCGTTCCGAGCGTTCCGCGCGAGGAGCGTCGAGGCAACGCTTCTGCTCATCACGGCGATCGTGATGATGATCGGCAGGGTTTCAGTCGGCGAGTTGATCTCGCACCGCCTCCCCGGAATTACCGAATGGTTGCTCGACGTGCCGAACCTCGCCGCGAAAAGGGCGATCGCGATCGGCGTCGGCTTGGGCGCGGTTTCAACCGCACTCAAGATCATTCTCGGGATCGAGCGGAGCTACCTTGGGAGATCCTGAGTCATGACCTGGGCTCGGCGGCTCCTCGCGATCGACCGGCGGATCATCTTCCTCCTCGTCGCGACCGGCGCCGCGCTGCCGCTCCTCTTTCCCCTGAACCTTCCGGTGGCCGTGAGCCCGCGTGTGAGGGCCGCCTACGACGCGATCGATGCCCTTCCCCCGGGTTCGAAGGTCATCCTCTCGATGGATTACGAGCCCGATATCATGGCGGAGCTTTTTCCGATGTCGGTCGCGGTCCTGCGCCATTGCTTCCGGAAGCACGTCCAAGTCATCGCGATGACCCTCTATCCGGCAGGAACCGGGCTAGGAGAACGCGCGCTCGTGACCGCGGCAAAGGCGGAAGGGGCGGTGCGGAACCGCGACTACGCATGGCTCGGGTACAAGTCCGGATTTCAGGTTGTCATGATCGGTATCGGTGAAAACCTGCGCGCAATGTACCCGGTCGACTTCTACGGAACCCCGCTCGACTCGATTCCGGTGACGCGTGGCGTGAACTCCTACGCGCAGGTTCAGATGATGATCAACCTGAGCGGCTCCTCGGCCGCGGACTACTGGATCCAATTCGCGCAGGGACGCTACCACGCGCCGCTCGTGATCGGATGCACCGCGGTCATGGCGACCGACTACTACCCGTATCTTTCCTCGAGGCAGATTTTGGGTCTGATCGGCGGCATGAAGGGCGCCGCCGAGTACGAGCGGATGATCGACACCTTCGGCGACGCGCGGCGCGGCATGGATGCCCAGAGCCTCGTGCATCTGATCGTGGTCGCGCTGGTGATCGTCGGGAACGCCGCCCTCTTCATCAGCAAACGCTCGGGCGAAGACGGCGGCGGGCGGCCCGCGGGAAGCATGACCCGATGACCCTGCAGACCTGGATCGCGGCGTTCCTCACGCTCTGCGTCTTCTCGTTTCTCTACAAGGAGAACCCGTTCTACCGCTTCGCGGAGCACCTCTTCGTCGGGGCGTCGGCCGGTTATCTCCTCGCCGTGCAGTGGCAGAACGTTCTCGTCCCGAACGTGTGGACACCGCTTCTTCACGACCGCAATCTGCTGGTGCTGATCCCCCTCGCGCTCGGTCTCATGATGCTCGCGCGCGCATGGGGGAAGGGGGCGGGGATCGCCCGCTGGTCGATCGCCTTCTATGTCGGCATCTATTCCGGGGTCGCGATCCCCGGGTACATGCAGGCCCAGATCTTCGCCCAGCTCGCCGACGCGGCGAAGCCCTTCTCGCCAGGGTGGGGAGCGGTTAACTCGGCCCTGATCTTGGTGGGGCTCCTGGCCGTCCTCGCCTATTTCTTCTTCTCGGCGCCGCATCGGGGCGTGCACGGCGCAGGGGCGAGGGTGGGAATCTACTTCCTCATGGTGGCTTTCGGCGCGAGCTTCGGCTACACCGTCATGGCGCGCGTCTCGCTCCTCATCGCTCGGGTCCAGTTCCTCCTCCGGGACTGGCTCCACGTTCTCCCGGGATCGTAGCCTCGGGCGTCAGAATCCCAAACGCAGCTTCCAGGGCCGCGTGGTCGCCGACCAGGACGAGGATGTCCCCCGCGCGAAACTCAAAGTCCGGTTCCGGGCTCAGGTGGTGTTTTCCCTCGCGCACCACCGCGATCACGAGCGCCCTCGTTCTGCCGCGCAGATCGAGCCGACCCAGGGTCCGCCCCACCGCCGGCGAGTCAGGGGCGAGGTAGAAGGTGTCGGTCGTCGCGCCCTCGATCATCCGCGAGACGGATTCGACGAGCGTCCCGGTCTCATCCCCCCCGCGCAGGAACCCGTATCCCTCCTCGCGCAGCGCGCGCTCCTGAAGCCGCACGATGTTTCCGGGCACGTGGAATCTCCGCAGCACACGGGCGAAAATCGCGATCGAGGTTTCGAATTCCTCCGGGATCACCTCGTCGGCCCCGAGCCGCATGAGCTCCGCGACCTCGGAAACAAGGCGCGTCCGAGCGATGATGTGCGCCTTCGTGTCGTATTCGCGTATCAGCCCGACCGCGACGCGCGTGGCCGCCGGGTCCGATATCGCGAGCACGACCACCGCGGCATCCCTGAGGCCGCAGGCCGCAAGGCTCTCGCGCCGGGACGCGTCCCCCAACTGGACCGGCTGCCCTTCGCGGCGAGCCCGCCGGACCAGGACCGGGTTCACCTCGAGGATAATGTAGGGGATTCCCGTCTCTCGAAGGACGCGAGAGAGATTTCGTCCATTGATTCCGTAGCCGACCACGATCACATGCCCGACGGGCGCCGCCCCGCCCGGGATCCGCGGGCCGCCCGGCGCCGCCGCCCTTTCCAGCACCGGCCCTGCGGCGGGGCCGGGGCCGGCCGGGATCATCCACCCCAATGCCCCGCCCATGCGGAGGCTACCCGCCCACGCGGCGAGGCGCACAAGGAAAGGCGTCAGCGCGAGCGAGAGAACCGCGACCGCCAGGAACTGCTGCTCCTGGCCCTGCGTGAGAAGGCCGCGATCTCTGCCGACGGAGGCCAGGACGAAGGAAAATTCGCCGACCTGCGCCAGCGATATCCCGGTCACGGCGGCGATCCGCGACGGAAAACCCAGCGCCAGGATCACGAGATAGCCCACGAGCGACTTCACGCCGAGGATGAGGAGCATCCAGGCGCTCACCTGGGGCCACTGCCCCACCAGCTGGTCGGGACGCAGGAGCATTCCGATCGAGACGAAGAAGAGGCTCGCGAAGAGATCCCGGAACGGAAGAATTTCCCCGATGATCTGATGCGCGTACTCGGATTCGCTGACCAGGATTCCGGCCAGAAAGGCTCCGAGCGCCGCCGAAAGGCCCAGGGTCTTCGTGGCGAGCGAGGCGCCAAGGCATACCGCCACCGCCATCATGACGTAAAGCTCGCGGACGCCGCTTCGGATCACGGCGTTCACGAACCGGGGCATCAGGAAACGCGCCACGAGGAAGACCGTCGCGGCCGACGCGATTCCCACAAGGGCCCCCGGCGCGGCCGCGAGACCGCCTCCGCCGGCGAGCGCCGGCGTCAGCGCCAGCATGGGAACGATCGCGAAATCCTGAAACAGAAGGATCCCGAGGATGAGGCGGCCCTGCGGGGCATGGATTTCTCCGCGCCCCACCAGGAGCGGCAGCAGCATCGCCGTGGAAGACAGGGCGGCCAGCATCCCGGCGAACGCCGCCGAATGGGGCGTCGCTCCGGTCGGCAGCAGAAGGAGGAGGCCGCCGACGAGAACGATCGTGCCCAACACGTGAAGGGGCCCAGCCAGGAGAAACGCTCTGCCGATCTCCCGCAACCGTGCCAGCGAGAATTCGAGGCCGATCACGAAGAGCAGCACCGAGACGCCGACCTCGGCCAGCACTTCGACGTGATGGGGATCCCCGATGAGCCCGAGCGCGCCCGGGCCGATGATCGCGCCGGTGATGAGGAAACCGACCGCCGGCGGGATCTTGAGCCGCCGGCTCGGCAGGAGCACGAGGAGCGCGGCGCTCAACGCGATGACGAGATCGCGGAGGACCGAGGATTCGCTCACGGGTTCAGGAGCTCCCGATGAGCAGCCCCGCGAGGAACACGAGCGCTCCCCCGAATACGACCTGAAGCGCCGCCGAGGCGATCGGGGTGTCCATGTACCGGTGACGGATGTAGCTGATCGCGCCGAGCTCGGCTCCCACCACGGCTACCGCGAGGGTGACCGCCACCCGAAAGTCGGGCACGAGGAAAGGGAACGTGTGTCCCAATCCCCCCGCGGTCGTCATGAGGCCGCAGATGACCCCGCGAATCCACGGATGGCCGCGGCCGGTCAAGGAGCCGTCGTCCGACAGCGCTTCGGCGAACCCCATCGAGATTCCCGCGCCCACGGATGCGGCGAGCCCGACGAGAAACGCATCGTGGCTGCTTCGGGTCGCGAACGCCGCGGCGAAGAGGGGCGCCAGTGTCGAGACCGAGCCGTCCATCAGGCCGGCGAGCCCCGGTTGGACGATCTGAAGCACGAAGAGCCGGCGCTCCGCTTTCTCCTCCGCTTCGCGCACGCTGGGCGTCAAGAGCTCCTGTTCGAGCGTCTCGGCGCGCGCGTAATGCGTGCGCTCCGCGGCGGCGAGGTCGCCCAGGAGCTTCCGGATCGAGGAATCACTCACCCGGTCGGCGGCGCGCTCATAGAACCGCCGCGTCTCGAGCTCCAGCGCCGCCGCTTGCCTGCGCACGGCGGAAAGCCCCAGCGGCCGCACCAACCACACAGGCCTGCGCTGCACGAATCCTTTCACGTCCTGGCGGCGAACGAGGGGAATGTGCTCGCCGAACCGTTGCCGGAAGATCTCGATCAAGGCGGCCCGATGGCCGGATTCCTCGCGGCGCATTTCGTCGAACACGGCGGCCGACCCCGGATAGGACCGGCGCAATCCGTCGGCGAGATCCCCGTAGATGCGCTCGTCTTCCTCTTCGAGTGAGATCGCGAGCGCCAGAATTTCCTCTTCGGAGAGGTCTCGGAAGTTCTTGGCCATACTTCAGCTCCTCTCGTCCCGGAAGGAAGCCGCGAGACGCGGCGCCACCCTCAGCGGAGCGCGCGCAGCGCGTCCATGAGGGATTGGATCTCCCCGCGCGTGTTGTAGTGGCACAGGCTGACGCGCGCTAGACCGCTCTTGGGGTCGATCCCGCACGCCTGGAGGAGCCGCGGGGCGTAGAGATGTCCGTCGCGCGCCTGGATCCCGCTCGCCGCGAGATGCTCCACGATTTGGGCCGGATCGAAACCCGAGATCGCGAAGCTCACCGTTGGGACGCGCGCCTCGGCGCGGGCCGGATCGGCTTCGCCCAGGATCGTGAGGCCGCGAACACTCGCAAGCTCCGCCAGCAGCGCCCGCGAGAGGTCCCGCTCGTACAACCGGATCCGGTCCATCGCGCTGGGAAGCGATCCCTCCGGATCGAGGGAGGCAAGGTACCGCATGGCGCCGAGCAGCCCGGCAATGCCTTCGTACGTCTGCGTGCCGGCTTCGAAGGCGTACGGCGGTTCGGCGGAGATGAAGAATTCCCGCTCGGGCTTGAGCCGGCGGAGCGCATCGCCTCGCCCCCAGAGGAATCCGACGTGCGGCCCGAAGATCTTGTACCCTGAGAATGCGAGAAAGTCCGCTCCCAGGACCTGCACGTCGATGCGACCGTGCGGCGCGAAGTGGACCGCGTCGACGAACGTGTACGCCCCCGCCTGGCGCGCGAGCCGGGTGGCGGCGGCCACATCGACGACGCCCCCGGTCGCGTTCGAGGCGAGCGGCATCGCGACGACCCGGACCCTCCCGCTCCCCAAGAGCTCCGCCAAGTCCGCCATCTCGAGCCGGGCGCCCGGGTTTCTAATCCTCCAGAAGCGGGCATTCAACCCGGAAGTCTCGAGCCTGAGCCACGGCCCGATATTGGCCTCGTGATCCAGCTCGGTGACGACGACCTCGTCACCCGCGCGGAGGAGCGGGCGAATGGAGTCCGCGACCGTTCGGATCAGGGTGGTGGAGTTGAGCCCGAAGGAGATCTCCTGAGGGGATTCCGCGTTCAGGAAGGAGGCGACCGTCTCCCGCGCGCTCCCCAGCATGGCGTCGACCGCGCGGGATTCCTCGTAGCGGCCGCCTCGCTGGACGTTTCGCCGGAGCAGGTGCTCCCGGATCGCCTCGTGCACTTCCTCGGGGACCTGCGCGCCGGCGGCGTTGTCGAAGAACACGGTGCCCGGCGCGTCGCGGAGCGCGGGAAAACGCCCCCTCACGCGGTCGGAGATCGGCCGCTCCTCCACCTCGAGCCCCGGATCAGACGCCAAGGAGGATATCCTCCCCCTCGACCTTCACTTCAAAAGTGCGGACGCCGACCACGTCGGATTCGGGGTTCTTGCCCGTCTTCACGTTGAACCGCCAACCGTGCCACGGGCACGTGACGATCTCCCCCGACAGCAGCCCCTCCCCCAGCTCGCCCCCCATGTGCGGACAAGTCCCCTTGATCGCGTAGTAGGTACCCCCGCAGTTGAAGATCGCGACCCGGGTTCCTCTTACGACCACGACCATGCCTTTGCCGGATTCGAGATCGCCGACGGTCGCCACTTTGACGAACTGCATCGTCAATTGAGAATTCCTCTCCAGAATGAAAAACCGGCGCCCAGTAGGCGGGGCGCCGGATCGAGTGTACCTACCGTGAAGAGAGACGCCTAGTGGCTCCCGCAGCCTCCACCGCCACTGCCGCAGCCGCAGCCACCGCCGGACGAGGATTCCTCGCCTTCCGCGGTCGCGAAGGAGTTGCCGCAGCCGCAACTCTTCACAGCGTTAGGATTGTTGATCTTGAATCCTCCGCCGGAGAGCGAATCGTCGAAATCGATCGACGCCCCCTTGAGGTATTCGTAGCTCGCCGTATCGACGATCACCTTCACGCCCAGGATCTCGAAAATCTGATCCTCGGCGGTGGCGGGCTCGTCGCAAATCTCCATGCCGTAGGAGAGGCCCGAACAGCCGCCCCCGGCCACAAAAACGCGCACGCCTTGGTACGTGCCACCGTTCTGCTCCATGATGGCCCTGATTTCCGCGGCTGCCTTTTCGGTCAAATTAACCATTCCGGGTGGATCCTCCTCGAAATCGAGTCTACGCGGCGTTCTACCCTGTGTCAATTTGGATTACCCGTCCGCGCCAAGGATTCGCATCATCGCGCCATGCGTGGTCGATTCGCGCCACGCGCCGAAGCGCTACCGCCGTCGCGGGGTCAGTCCGGGCGGGCGATCGGGACGGCGCCCGATCTGGACGATGCGCAGCAGATTGGTCCCGCCGGCGCGCGTCGTGGTGCCCGCGACCGCGACCACCCAGTCGTCGCGCCGGACCAGCTTTCTCTGGAGGAGGCGGCGCATGCCCAGCTCCACCATGCCTTCCGCGGTTCTCCAGTGCGGAACCTGGACGGAGGTGACCCCCCACCAGAGCGTCAGGCGCCGGCAGGTGGATTCGAGCGGCGTGAGCGCGATGATGGGGGCGGCCGGCCTGGCTTTGCTCGCGAGACGGGCGGAAAAGCCGGTGTGCGTGAAGACCGCGAGCGCCTTCGCCCGCAGCTCGTGCGCGGCCTGATACGCGGTGTGCGCGAGCGCATGCGTGGGCGAGGCGAGCGCGCCGGTGTGATCCCCGGTCCGGCGGCGGAGCATCGGCAAGGTCACCTCTTCAGCCTCCGACGCGATCCGGCCCATGGTCCGGACCGCGCGATCCGGGTATCGCCCCACGGCGGTCTCGGCGCTGAGCATGACCGCGTCGGTGCCGTCGAAGATCGCGTTCGCGACATCGGAAGCTTCGGCCCGGGTCGGCCGCGGTGAAGCCACCATGGACTCGAGCATCTGCGTCGCCGTGATCACGAGAACCTCGCGGGCGTTGGCGCGCTGGATGATCCGTTTCTGTAAAATCGGGACGCGCTCGGGCGGATATTCCACGCCGAGGTCGCCCCGCGCCACCATCACCCCGTCCGCGACACCGAGGATGGATTCCAGATTCTCGATCGCTTCGCGGCGTTCGATTTTCGCGATCACCATCGGGGAATGCTGCGCCCCGCGCAGCAGCCGGCGGAGCTTCAGGATGTCCTCGGCGCTCCGCACGAAGGAGAGGGCCGCGAAATCGATCCCCATCTTGAGCCCGAACGCGAGGTCGCCGCGATCCTTCGCCGTCAGCGAATCGGCGCTCAGCCGCACCCCGGGGAAATTGAGCCCCTTGTGATCCGCCAGCCTTCCCCCGATCACAACCTTGCAGCGAAGACCCCGGCGCTCTTTTCTCAAGACCCGAAGCTCGAGCTGCCCGTCGTCCAGGAGGACGCGGTCCCCCACGGCGACATCGCGCATGAGCCCGGAGTAGATCGCGGGGATGAGACCGGGGCGCCCCTTGACCCGCCGATTCGTGAGGAGCGTCTGCTCTCCGGGCCTGAGCCAAACGGAGCCGCCCTGGAATTCTCCGACTCGAAGCTTCGGGCCTTGGAGATCGAGGAGGAGACCCACGTATCGGCCGACGTGGGTCGCGGCGGATCGGATGCGGCGGACGGCGCGGGCGTGGGAGGCCCGGCTGCCGTGGGAAAAATTGAGCCGCGCGACGTCCATGCCCGCGCGGATCATGCGCACCAGCACCGCCTCCTCGGCCGAGCTCGGGCCTACGGTCGCGATGATCTTCGTACGGCGCACTAGAGGGCGAGCGTCGCCATTACCTCTTCGGCATGACCCTCCACTTTGACCCGACGAAACACGTGTTCCACCTTGCCCTCGCGGCCGATCACGAATGTGGTGCGTTCGATTCCCCAGAAGCTTCGACCGTACAGGTTCTTCTCTTTGTACGTGCCGTACTGGCGGGAAACCGCTGCATCCTTGTCCGAGAGGAGCGGAAACGGGAGGTTGTATTTTTGGGCGAAGCGCTCGTGGCTCAACTCATCGTCGAGGCTCACCCCCAGGACGATCGCGTCCTTGGATTCAATGCGTGGGAAAGAATCGCGGAAGCCGCAGGCCTCCATGGTGCAGCCCGGCGTATCATCCTTGGGGTAGAAGTAGAGGATGACCCGCTTGCCTCGGAACTCGCTCAGGCTCACCCGGCGACCGAGCGTGCTGGGCAGGGAAAACTCGGGCGCCTGCATGCCAACCGTGAGGCTTTCCCCGGGGTAGTCGAGCATGTTGAGCTGGCTCCCCTTGCTCCGCCTCTTCTTCGGGGCGGGAGGAAGCACCCCCAGCTCGGGCTCGCGCGGCAGCCCCGTGGCCCCCGGTCCCTCATCGAACTCGAGCAGCCCTTGAGGCTCGCCTCGTCCGAAGGAGCCTCGAGCTTGAATCCTGGGACGCCCTTTCGCCGCGGATTTCGCGTTCATCGCCGCGGCGGAGGGACCGGACGGCCTGAGGACGATCGAGCTCCTCGAGGGAGTCTTCCCCCTCAGCGCAGGTGTGGTCTTCCGTGCCGGTGTGGCCTTCCGCGCCGGTGTGGCCTTCCGCGCCGGTCGGGCCTTCTCCGCCCTCGGGCGCGATTTCTTTCGAGCTTTCGCGCGGGCCTTCGCCTTCGATTTCCGACTCGCGGCGGACTTACTTATCTTCTTGGGCCTACGTGACTTGGATCTCTTACCCGGGCGCTTCCCCGCCATGGAGGGCTCCTCATTGGAGACGATTCGAACCGCTCTTCGATGGGCGCATAGTAATCGGAGCCCGCGCGCCGTTCAAGATTGCAACAGGCCGCGTGGCCGCCGCGGACGGCGATCGATTGGGGGGAAACTAACGGCGGGGGGTATTCGGAAGCAGGGGCGTTTCTCTCAAGTGCCCTTCGGTGAACACCGACTCGTCCATCGTGGCCGGCGCGGACACGTTCTCGAATCGAAGCGCCACGGGCTGTCCTTCGAAGGAGTGGAGCGTCGAGAGCCGAACCGGTCCGACCTGGGTCCACCCTTCCCAGGTGGCGCTCTTGGGCGAGCCCTTCATATCTTGTAGGAGATAATCCCAGCGGTCCAAGAGATGGGTCTTGGTGTTCACGTAGAGCCAGTAATGGTCCTTGGGCGTGAGCCCCACGCCCGGATCGAAAGTCAGCTCGAGGACGTCCCATTCCGCCCCCGCCGCGCCCTTCTTCCGTCCCGAGTACTTGAGGCGCGTCCCGGGATCGCGGAGCTTGAAGGGCATCATGAACCAATAGCTGTCGTTCACCCAGCGTTCGTATCCCATCTGGACGTGCGCCGAATCCGCATCGGGAACTCCGGTCGTGAATGACTTCCCCTTTCGATCGGAGAGATGGACGATCGCGGTGACGATCCGCCCCTTATCGTCGGGGCCCTCGACTCGATCCCGCCCGTTCTTCTTGTCCCACCAGTGGCGGAACCGCACGGTCTCTTTTCCGTCTTTCATCACGACGAAATCGAATCGCACGTAGGGAAGCCTTTCCCACGCCTCCTGCCCGCCCATCGCGCTCGTGAGCGCCTGCGCCACCGCGGCCGCCTTCGGGTCGGCCTTTCCCATGGGGGGAGGCGTCGAGCCGAAAACCTTCGCGGCGGGAAGGAGGATCGCGGCGACGACCAATAAAAAGGCGAGGGCAACGGCCAGCGCCGCCGCCCTTCGCCCGCGCGGTCCTGACGGACCTTGTTGGGTTGCCCAACCCACACGCGCCATCGATACCGGCTACCTCAGAGTTTTCAGAATCTGGATCAGCTTGGCCCGGTCAGGGACCTTCCCGATCTCGTGCACTTCAATGTGGCGGATGATTCCCTGTTTGTCGATGACAAATGTCGCCCGCTCCGAGTATCCCTCGGGCCGCAGAATTCCGTACTTCTTCGCAACCTCGCCGTGCGGCCAGAAATCCGCGAGGAGCGGGTACTCGATTCCTCCCAGGTGCTCGGCCCACGCTTTGTGCGTCGGTGCCGAGTCGACGCTCAACCCCAGGACCTGCGCGTCCAATCCTTCGAACGACTGCTTCTCCTTGCTGTACCCCGGCATCTGCACCGTGCAGACCGAAGTGAACGCGAGGGGATGAAAGACGAGGACGACGTTCTTCTTGCCTCGGAACGAGGACAACGTGACCTTGTTCCCGCTCTGATCGGGCAGGGTGAAGTCGGGCGCCGTATCCCCGACTTTGAGCGTCGCTGTACGATCCATCGTGGTTGCTTCCATCGTGCGCCCTCCTCAAACGTCGATGCGAGAATTACGAATGGTGCGTCGGGACGTCAAGCGCATTCGCGGTTTCTTCCGCGAGCCGCTTCAGTGTTTCGGGGTCGTTGACCCCTTTCTGAATTTCCTTGGGGATGAAATCGAGCAGGTGCTTCAAACCCAGGGATTCCTTGATGAGAGAACGGGCCACGACCATCCGCTGCACTTGGTTCGTGCCTTCGTAGATCTGGGTGATCTTGGCGTCACGCATGTACTTCTCGATCGGGTAATCGCGCATGTAGCCGTAGCCGCCGAAGATCTGCACCGCGTTGGTCGTGACCTCCATCGCGGTGTCGGTCGC encodes the following:
- a CDS encoding iron-sulfur cluster assembly accessory protein, which translates into the protein MVNLTEKAAAEIRAIMEQNGGTYQGVRVFVAGGGCSGLSYGMEICDEPATAEDQIFEILGVKVIVDTASYEYLKGASIDFDDSLSGGGFKINNPNAVKSCGCGNSFATAEGEESSSGGGCGCGSGGGGCGSH
- a CDS encoding Rieske 2Fe-2S domain-containing protein; translation: MQFVKVATVGDLESGKGMVVVVRGTRVAIFNCGGTYYAIKGTCPHMGGELGEGLLSGEIVTCPWHGWRFNVKTGKNPESDVVGVRTFEVKVEGEDILLGV
- a CDS encoding cysteine desulfurase-like protein, translating into MSSLASDPGLEVEERPISDRVRGRFPALRDAPGTVFFDNAAGAQVPEEVHEAIREHLLRRNVQRGGRYEESRAVDAMLGSARETVASFLNAESPQEISFGLNSTTLIRTVADSIRPLLRAGDEVVVTELDHEANIGPWLRLETSGLNARFWRIRNPGARLEMADLAELLGSGRVRVVAMPLASNATGGVVDVAAATRLARQAGAYTFVDAVHFAPHGRIDVQVLGADFLAFSGYKIFGPHVGFLWGRGDALRRLKPEREFFISAEPPYAFEAGTQTYEGIAGLLGAMRYLASLDPEGSLPSAMDRIRLYERDLSRALLAELASVRGLTILGEADPARAEARVPTVSFAISGFDPAQIVEHLAASGIQARDGHLYAPRLLQACGIDPKSGLARVSLCHYNTRGEIQSLMDALRALR
- a CDS encoding rubrerythrin; translated protein: MAKNFRDLSEEEILALAISLEEEDERIYGDLADGLRRSYPGSAAVFDEMRREESGHRAALIEIFRQRFGEHIPLVRRQDVKGFVQRRPVWLVRPLGLSAVRRQAAALELETRRFYERAADRVSDSSIRKLLGDLAAAERTHYARAETLEQELLTPSVREAEEKAERRLFVLQIVQPGLAGLMDGSVSTLAPLFAAAFATRSSHDAFLVGLAASVGAGISMGFAEALSDDGSLTGRGHPWIRGVICGLMTTAGGLGHTFPFLVPDFRVAVTLAVAVVGAELGAISYIRHRYMDTPIASAALQVVFGGALVFLAGLLIGSS
- a CDS encoding thioredoxin-dependent thiol peroxidase produces the protein MQAPEFSLPSTLGRRVSLSEFRGKRVILYFYPKDDTPGCTMEACGFRDSFPRIESKDAIVLGVSLDDELSHERFAQKYNLPFPLLSDKDAAVSRQYGTYKEKNLYGRSFWGIERTTFVIGREGKVEHVFRRVKVEGHAEEVMATLAL
- a CDS encoding peroxiredoxin translates to MEATTMDRTATLKVGDTAPDFTLPDQSGNKVTLSSFRGKKNVVLVFHPLAFTSVCTVQMPGYSKEKQSFEGLDAQVLGLSVDSAPTHKAWAEHLGGIEYPLLADFWPHGEVAKKYGILRPEGYSERATFVIDKQGIIRHIEVHEIGKVPDRAKLIQILKTLR
- the pyk gene encoding pyruvate kinase; translated protein: MGNRTHHIRDRPRGQGGTRVSSGQSGGSCRRGNGDARPLVRRTKIIATVGPSSAEEAVLVRMIRAGMDVARLNFSHGSRASHARAVRRIRSAATHVGRYVGLLLDLQGPKLRVGEFQGGSVWLRPGEQTLLTNRRVKGRPGLIPAIYSGLMRDVAVGDRVLLDDGQLELRVLRKERRGLRCKVVIGGRLADHKGLNFPGVRLSADSLTAKDRGDLAFGLKMGIDFAALSFVRSAEDILKLRRLLRGAQHSPMVIAKIERREAIENLESILGVADGVMVARGDLGVEYPPERVPILQKRIIQRANAREVLVITATQMLESMVASPRPTRAEASDVANAIFDGTDAVMLSAETAVGRYPDRAVRTMGRIASEAEEVTLPMLRRRTGDHTGALASPTHALAHTAYQAAHELRAKALAVFTHTGFSARLASKARPAAPIIALTPLESTCRRLTLWWGVTSVQVPHWRTAEGMVELGMRRLLQRKLVRRDDWVVAVAGTTTRAGGTNLLRIVQIGRRPDRPPGLTPRRR